One window of the Planctomycetia bacterium genome contains the following:
- a CDS encoding aminotransferase class I/II-fold pyridoxal phosphate-dependent enzyme yields the protein MSVSTFAQGLTVETAFDVLAIAQKLKAAGKDVIFLQIGDSPFPTTAHAKKAAIDAVNSDQSHYCPSRGLLSFRESIAKFYNREFGVNVTADHCVVVPGAKVLEQFFCEAFLNEGDSVLVFSPHFPTYPPNIDRRGAKAWYVPLKEENQFRPDVKDVARFLKEAPKPRGIFLNSPHNPTGGVATLEDLNGIADLIRGKDVMVMSDEPYAHMVWEGRHHSILECPGMIDQAVAVFTFSKSYSMSGYRVGFGITRPDYADLIGKLINTSLSCVPPITQLAAQAGLDFDEKERDETMLKFKKKVEILVAALKKVPDVTVEMPKGTFYVFPNVSKICKRLGITSHGLAMFLLESADDKLGVACLGGECFGPAGQGYLRFSCAEPDDKLVKAVEFLTEAVKRTDRVAKYLETHPKYRLK from the coding sequence ATGTCCGTCAGTACCTTCGCCCAAGGCCTTACCGTAGAAACCGCATTTGACGTTCTCGCAATCGCTCAGAAACTCAAAGCGGCAGGCAAAGATGTCATCTTCCTTCAGATTGGCGACAGCCCGTTTCCGACAACAGCCCATGCCAAGAAGGCCGCTATTGATGCAGTAAATTCTGATCAGAGCCATTACTGTCCTTCGCGAGGCCTGCTCTCGTTCCGTGAATCGATTGCCAAGTTTTACAATCGCGAGTTTGGTGTCAACGTTACTGCAGACCATTGCGTCGTTGTCCCCGGCGCCAAGGTGCTGGAGCAGTTCTTCTGCGAAGCATTTCTGAATGAGGGTGATTCGGTATTGGTCTTTTCACCACATTTCCCAACGTATCCACCTAATATTGATCGCCGGGGAGCCAAGGCATGGTATGTGCCGCTCAAGGAAGAAAACCAGTTCCGACCTGATGTGAAAGACGTGGCCCGGTTTCTCAAAGAAGCCCCCAAGCCGCGTGGTATCTTCTTGAACTCACCCCACAATCCAACGGGTGGCGTTGCTACCCTGGAAGATTTGAACGGCATCGCTGATCTCATTCGTGGCAAAGACGTCATGGTGATGAGCGATGAACCTTATGCACACATGGTCTGGGAAGGCAGACATCACTCCATTCTTGAATGTCCAGGAATGATTGATCAGGCAGTTGCGGTATTCACTTTCAGCAAGTCTTACAGTATGTCCGGCTATCGAGTCGGCTTCGGCATCACCCGGCCTGATTATGCGGATCTGATTGGCAAACTGATTAACACCTCGTTATCCTGTGTGCCACCCATTACTCAACTTGCAGCACAGGCTGGTCTTGATTTCGACGAGAAGGAACGCGATGAGACCATGCTCAAGTTCAAAAAGAAGGTAGAAATCCTCGTCGCAGCGTTGAAAAAAGTGCCTGACGTAACAGTAGAAATGCCGAAAGGCACTTTCTATGTATTCCCCAATGTCTCGAAGATTTGCAAACGGCTTGGCATTACATCCCACGGCCTGGCTATGTTCCTGCTGGAATCTGCTGACGATAAGCTGGGCGTTGCCTGCCTCGGTGGCGAATGCTTTGGCCCAGCTGGACAGGGGTATCTACGCTTCAGTTGCGCTGAGCCAGACGACAAGCTGGTTAAGGCTGTGGAATTCTTAACTGAAGCGGTGAAGCGAACGGATCGGGTTGCCAAATACCTGGAAACTCATCCCAAGTATCGACTGAAATAA
- a CDS encoding MogA/MoaB family molybdenum cofactor biosynthesis protein — MQTSEQHKTCAKKQYPRVSCAIITVSDTRNEGNDTSGQTIRDFLIQDNHPVASYSILKDEPAEIVKAVQTLAAKADVEAILLNGGTGIGRRDSTVEAIGSLLEKTLVGFGEIFRMISYGEIGAAAMLSRAVAGVYQGKLIFSMPGSTHAVKLAMEKLILPELAHLVWEIKK, encoded by the coding sequence ATGCAAACCAGCGAACAGCACAAAACCTGTGCTAAGAAACAATATCCGCGAGTTTCCTGTGCCATCATCACGGTGAGTGATACACGGAATGAAGGAAACGATACCAGCGGACAGACCATCCGTGATTTCCTGATTCAAGATAATCACCCTGTTGCCTCATATTCCATTCTCAAGGATGAACCTGCCGAAATAGTAAAAGCCGTGCAGACACTTGCTGCAAAGGCAGACGTGGAAGCAATCCTGTTAAATGGCGGTACAGGCATAGGCCGACGTGACAGTACAGTAGAAGCCATCGGATCGTTGCTGGAGAAAACACTGGTTGGCTTTGGTGAGATATTCCGAATGATCAGCTATGGCGAAATCGGGGCCGCTGCCATGCTGTCGAGAGCAGTAGCTGGTGTGTATCAGGGAAAACTGATATTCTCCATGCCTGGTTCCACACATGCAGTCAAGCTGGCCATGGAGAAGCTGATTCTGCCGGAGTTGGCACACCTGGTGTGGGAAATTAAAAAGTAG